ATTTCTTTTGGAGAGCTTTATCGGGTATGTAGGAATTCGGCCCGGGCTTATCCGGGCGACACGGCCTTGTCCACCCATTCCCAAACATGCTCAAACAGGGGCCACGAAAAGAGAAACGAATATTGGAAACAAAGTGAAGAACCAATTATTAGAGCCCTAACACTGACGACAAGTTAACAGATGTCTCTACCATTAATTATTAGCAGCTCTAATCCAGTCTACCCGGATAAGACTGATAGCTAAGTACTCCTACGGAAAACGATGTGTGTTCTGTACTGTGCAATATACCAAATATACAGCTGTGCTAGATGTGGTTTAAGTCGGGCGCCGAGCAGTTCTGACTTGAGAGGTCAGACGAGGCAGCTGCCGCAGCAGAGTCTGCACACGACTGCATCAGGCATGGGAATTGAAACGAGCAGTATAATATGGGCCAGGGCTGCAGCAAGCGTGCACGCTCGCTGCCAACCATACGCAACGGCAGAGCAGAGCTGGTGAAGGCAGCGGCTCGCCATCGCCACGCTGGTATCTACGCACGTGTTGGCGTGCCATGAGCAGCGTGTTGGTTGAATCGCGATAAGCCTGTCACGGTTAAGTTAATCTAGTCGGGCGGCTCATATCCTGGGGGCTCGCTTACATGCAGGCGATTCCCGTGGTGCTTCGGGCCGAGGGAGCCGACGCGGTTCGTGTGCTTCGGGCGAGCGATATCCTGGGAGCCGAGGGAGTGCGTGCCCCTCCCTTCCCCTGTTCGCACCGAGGCGGTTCGTGTGCTGGGGAACCGAGCTAGTGGGCGCGGCGACCGGGAAAGAGGGCGAGAGCGGGCGAGCATTTTCTTTCTGGAAGGAACCGCATGCAGTTCGTGCGCCCCCATTACTGCGTACGCGTATGAAAATGGCGCACTCGGCATGGGAGCAGGCAGATATGATATGATATGCAAGAGTTTGGTGGATCTGCAAAAGTTCTCCGAGAATCGTTGCTGTGAGACTTCGGTCGTCAGAAATCACAACTGAAGCACTGGAAACTTAGTGTAGAAATCAAATCTGAGGCCGTAGTGCTGTTTTACTTCGACGGCCTCTCTATTCTTGGGACGCGGCACAACTACGATCTCGAGTAGACAAGCATATCTTACGCTGTTCGTGCTACTAAAAAAACGTTGTCTATCTTGGAATTCCCGTTTCCACGTCAAGATGTTGGAGCACAGGCCCCTCTTTTCTAACAATCGTAGTGTACCAAAGCAAAGTCGACCTCGGACGACCAATAAATATCATCCTTGACAAAGCCCCTATTTTACAATCCGAGCACTCTCTATCATTCTCCCCACGCAAAGCGACAAGCGATTCCGGCGAAACGTTTTCGAAAAATGGCTCCTGTTCAGACATCTGTCGACAAAAAAAAGGCAGCGGCAGAGTCAAAGAATGATTGACCCTCCTCCACTAGTCCTCCTACAGTCCTGCTGCGGAGATTTGGCCCACCGACCCATCACCAGCAGTGTCACCGACAGGTAGGCCCCATTCCGAAAGGCTCCGCACCGAATCGCTAACGTCCGAAGCGTCCAGCTCACGCATGGCGCGAGTGGCGAGCAGCGGCCTGCGATCCACGGCACGGGACGACGCGGATTGGAATGATATCGTTGCTGCAGTGCCTGTGCCGGTGGTGCTCGGCGGCTCGACGTGCTGTTTCAAGCACAACCCTACGACTAGCAACACCGTCTGATTCAAACCTAAGCGTGGCAGGAGCGGTAAGTTCCCATAGTTTGAAGGAAGGAGAACAGGCTCTTGGAAACACATGCTTCATGCTTGGGACGAGCCATGTATGGAGTGTAGTACTTAGACCATTGCTAAGTGTTTTTTTTCACGGTTTAGATTTTcgttgtgaagggattttcattcTCTTTAGCACTCTAATAGTTTTCCTTCACGATTTTCATTACGAAGGAATTCTCAAAATTATTCCCTCTAACAGGATTCCCTCTTATTCCACTTCACGATTTCCTTcgaaaaaaaactattaaagataaaaaattaataacaaGAAAATGAATCGAAAAGAtacgaaataaagagaatacaGTTAGAGATAATTTTACCTTCGTAAGGATGGGATCCTACAAGTTACCCCATACCTTAACTGATGGAGTCACTCCACGTCATTTCGTCAAGTGTTATTACTCGAGGAATGAATGAAGCAACGAAAGCGCGCCAAATCCACGGACCTCACTCGAGCCCCAGTCTTGTAGAGATAGAGAGGCAGCCCAGCAGCCCCGATTGACATGTCGTTTTCTGATCCAACGGTCACTCGGAACCGGGGGATGGCATCATCATcaaatttaaaatcaaatcGAGTCCTCTCTCCTGTCCTCCTGCCTCTATTCTGCTCTCCAGCTCACCGCCAGTGCTCTGCGCTGCCCATCACTCCTCTCCGCTCCCACCCgctgccaccgccgctgcctGCCACCCTACATAAACCCCGGCACTCCCTTCGTTGTTGGCACGCCACTTCACtccgctcccctcccctcccgagcctCGGTTCAAATCAATTCAGCGCTAGTGAGCAGTAGGGCCTTCGCTTGTCTGCCTCAGTTCAAATCAATCCAGCAATAGCAGCTGCTACCTCCCCTTGTCTACtgtctccctcctcctccctgagCTTCCGCATAATGAGGAACCAAAGAAGCCTCCTTGCCCTGCTTTCCTTCGCACTGCTGGCCGTCGCCTATGCGCAGGAGCGCAAGAACTATGTGGTGCATCTCGAGCCGAGGGATGACAGCAGCACCAACTCGGTCGAGGAGTGGCACCGGTCGTTCTTGCCGGAGGCCACGCTGGACTCGGCGGGGGACGACGGCCCAAGAATCATACACTCGTACAGCCACGTGCTGTCGGGGTTCGCCGCGCGGctcaccgaggaggaggccgaaaGGTTGAGGAACAAGGAGGAGTGCCTGAGGCTGTACCCCGAGGAGTTCTTGCCGCTGGCGACAACCCACTCGCCGGGATTCATTGGCCTCCACCTCGGCAAGGACGGCTTCTGGAGCCGCTCAGGGTTTGGGCGGGGCGTGGTGATTGGGCTACTGGACACCGGCATCCTGCCCAGTCACCCGTCCTTCGGCGACGCCGGGTTGCCGCCTCCGCCCAAGAAGTGGAAGGGCACCTGTGAGTTCAAGTCGATCGCCAGGGGCGGGTGCAACAACAAGGTCATCGGCGCGCGCGCGTTCGGGAGCGCGGCCATTAACAGCACGGCGCCGCCCGTGGACGACGCGGGGCACGGCACGCACACGGCGAGCACGGCGGCGGGCAACTTCGTCGAGAACGCCGACGTGCGCGGCAACGCGCACGGCACAGCGTCCGGGATGGCGCCGCACGCCCACCTGGCCATATACAAGGTGTGCGCCCGAAGCCGGTGCTCCATCATGGACATCATCGCGGGTCTGGACGCCGCCGTCAAGGACGGAGTGGACGTGCTCTCCTTCTCCATCAGCGCGACCGATGGCGCGCAGTTCAACTACGACCTCATCGCCATCGCCACGTTCAAGGCCATGGAGCACGGCATCTTCGTCAGCGCCGCGGCCGGCAATGAAGGCCCCGCCGCCGGCTCCCTTACCAACGGCGCGCCATGGATGATGACGGTCGCGGCCGGCACCATGGACCGCGCGATACGCACCACTGTGAGGCTCGGCAACGGCCAGGAGTTCGACGGGGAGTCGTTGTTCCAGCCCCGGAATAACACCGCCGGGCACCAGCTGCCGCTCGTGTTCCCGGGCCTCAACGGCGACCCGGACGCCCGCGACTGCAGCTCGCTGGTGGAGGCTAAGGTGAAGGGAAAGGTGGTGCTCTGCGAGACGCAGTCGATCACCGAACACGTCGAGCAAGGGCAGACCGTGTCCGCATATGGCGGCGCCGGCATGATCCTGATGAACAAGGCGGCGGAGGGGTACACCACCTTCGCCGACGCGCACGTGCTGCCCGCGTCGCACGTGAGCTACGCCGCGGGGTCAAAGATCGCGTCCTACATCAAGGCCACGCCCAGGCCCACGGCGAGCATCACCTTCCGGGGGACGGTGATGGGTTCGTCCCCGGCGCCGTCCGTCGCGTTCTTCTCGTCGCGCGGGCCGAACAAGCCGAGCCCGGGCATCCTGAAGCCGGACATCACAGGGCCCGGTATGAACATCCTCGCCGCGTGGGCGCCCAGCGAGATGCATCCCGAGTTCGCGGACGACGTCAGCCTCTCCTTCTTCATGGAGTCCGGCACGTCGATGTCGACGCCGCACCTGAGCGGTATCGCCGCCATCATCAAGAGCctgcacccgacgtggtccccCGCGGCGATCAAGTCGGCGATAATGACGTCCTCGAACACCGCGGACCACGCCGGCGTGCCGATCAAGGACGAGCAGTACCGCAGGGCGAGCTTCTACGCCATGGGCGCCGGCTACGTGAACCCGTCCCGCGCCGTGGACCCGGGGCTGGTCTACGACCTCAACACCAACGCGTACATCGCCTACCTCTGCGGACTGGGGATCGGGGACGACGGCGTGAAGGAGATAACCAACCGCCGCGTCGCCTGCGCCAAGCTCAAGGCCATCACAGAAGCAGAGCTCAACTACCCATCACTCGTGGTGAAGCTGCTGTCCCAGCCCATCACCGTCCACCGCACCGTGACCAACGTCGGGAAGGCGAACTCGGTGTACAGGGCCGTGGTGGACATGCCCAAGGAGGTGTCAGTCACCGTGCGGCCCCCAATGCTGCGATTCTCCAAGGTCAACGAGAAGCAGAGCTTCACGGTGACGGTGCGttggaaaggccagccagccgtcgccggcgccgagggGAACCTGAAGTGGGTCTCCAACGAGCACGTCGTGAGGAGCCCAATCGTGATACCGTCAGCTAAGGCCGTCGCTTAATTAGCTTGGGAGTAAGTAAGTAGTAGCAGTTTAAGCAGCTCATGCATGTGCTTCCTTAAACTGTGTCCAGGGCTAGTAGGTGTACGTATGGTGAAGAAGTAGGCGATTGCTGTATAGGCTACCGATCATCGTTTAGCACCTCTGTTACGCAGCGACCTCAGCTGCAATGGTCTAGTGTATGTAAATCTCGGCAATAATTGCTCCGAAATTTCGAAATCTCTCCGTAACTGGAGGCTCTCTCGAACGAGCCTCTCTATTgctccaaaaaagaaaaggcaaccaGTACTCGCAAGCCTTGATTTCGTTCAGTACCACGGCAACGCCCGCTCTTGGTTGGAGTGGAGACCATAGGGGGCTGCAGCTGCGGTGAAGGCGTTGCAGTTGCTGGGTCCGTCAAGCGTCAATGCCAACCAGGAAAGTAGGAAGCGTCACAGGAGTGATAGCGAGAGCCAGCCAGGGGACGGCCGCATTGCAGATAGAGCTTAGCTTGCGTCATTTACTGAAGACGCGTCTTCGTTTGCATTCGCGTACACGGTCATAACCCAGCGGTTTATGGCGCTCCTGCTTCGTTCACTTTAAGACGGCAGCGTCACTTTCCAGGCTGTGAAATTCATTTCCGGCACCACCGTACATGTAAGCTGGGCTGAGCAATGAATCATCTTAGGCCTGTTGGTTTTAGCTTCACattgtaaaaatatattctGTAAAACCTGTGAAAGCTTATTTTATTATGGATTATGGAATTTTATAATACAAGACGAATTGTAAAGTGTGACGGTTTGTTTTTAATTTTGCTTTTAAGCTAAAATCTATAAgcagaattaaaaaaaaaacaggcgaTTCCTTACTGctcctgcaggctgcagcttcTGTGCATGTTGGCAGATGTCGCATTCTGTAGCTGCAACATAAACCGTACTACTCCTAGTAGCAGTGCAAAGTTACAGCGCAAAATTgcacaaaaaatagaaaatacataaaaaaaaaagcagagcAGTTACGGGCCATTAATCGCagagcagaaaaaaaaaacagagcagAGCAGCCAAAAAAAAGCATGGAGACAGCAAGCAACAGTACTTGGTTGGTGTGTATAACTTCGTACCAACAGGTAGCAACTCtactatttaaaattttaagtgCCGCTGGAAATCTCTCGCTACCTTGTGACACTGTATTAAGTGGGTAGTTGCAGAAAATATAAGTAGGGACGCTTTGGTGGTAATATCATCTACTAGCTCTTCGTTCGTTACCGGCTTGACCGCAAAGTTGGTTAACATGCACTGCACATCAGCCCAGACATACAGTTTTCAGTCTTGCAGCAAATCAATTCAGGAGACTGGTGTCttaagagcatcttcaactgAGCCCTCTTCTCACCCACTATCctatatttgaggaaaaaatgATGAAAATCGGTCTCCAACCGACCCCCTATCCGACCCCTTTTATTTGAGAAGccctcaaatctcctccctcaTCCCCTACATCTAGGGGCTCCTCATCCAACTCCTTatttgggagagaggggagagagagagagagagggagagaggggagagagaggagagagagttcccagatattaataaaatagaggtgattcgaatatagggggtcaaatatgaggggtcgGTTGGAACGTGTTGAGAAATAGGAGATAAAATCTGGATGAGAAGCCCCTAAATAAGAGAAATAGGAGGTTAAATATAAGtagtcggttggagatgctcttaggcTCTTTGGATTTAGGAAAGCAAATGATCCTCACACGGATCAGTAGTTTCAAGGGACCGCGTACTCTGAGAATTACAGTTGATTTTTGGTaccaacaaaaaaaacactATCTTTAGCTACTCGACAGTATCCGAGAGCAAGTAGGCAAGAAAGAAATGGAATCGCATAGCAGTACGCATGAAAATAGTCCATGCCCATTAGAGCAAGCGAAGGAAACTCCTCTGCAAACTGCAATGTAACCATGTAGGATTCTAGGGCGAGAAATGAGCAGGACTCTATGCACGCGTTCTGGCGTGGAGGTCACTGCACACTACATGACTCCTTAATCTgaaaataatgatatgagaTCTGATCTCATGTATTTATGGTCTAAATTCAATTCATAATGTTACACATGTGGATCTATTTTCTTACacgattttttctaattttatcacaacttttatgataatttttaccATATATCACACTATAAATGAAGTTTAAACCGTAAATCCATAAGATCAAATCTCCTAAGATTATTTCCCCTTCATCCGCCAAAGAGAAGGGAATGAGGACATGAACAGAAAAAAAGGATCAGGTGCATACAAGCCACTTTGCTCGCTGTCCTCAACTGTTCGATCTGCGCGCACGCATGATGACTCGCAAATAAAATGCACTGGATCTGGAGAAAGCGCTCCATTTTTTCTCAGGCAAAGGTTACATCCCTGATCTTTTGCTGACGGCATCTGCCAAAAGTTGCCACGCATAATCGGGCTGACACGCCTGGAAAATAGTCCATGCCCATTACATCTCGCTCGAGGCGGCACGTTTGTGTCGGAAACCTCCTGTTAATTCCCAGCACTGCGTCAGATTGATAGCATATGGATGCCACTTTCTCGCGATCAGAACATGCAAAAAAATCGCTTGACACGCTTGGTTGTCCTACTCAACGACCCAGTGCATCAAAACACCACGAGATGAACAGTGTCACACTGCGACGAGTGATCAGTCTCAAGAGCTTTGGAGCTGCATGCATCTGGTAGGTAGAGGCCTGGAAACAGGATCGattcacacacacaaacacgGAGCGCTACAGGCCAGGGCCAGCCTCAAGCCGAGGGTATGTCCGTGACAAGAAAATTATATAGAATCTTTCACAGAAAGACCTCCGGATGAGGCGGCCGGCCTCTAGGAGGAGCATGGACCAGGGGAGCTTTAGGAACACCGCGGCCTTCGTTCCCTGATTTGTACCGGAGCGGATGAACCTGCAAAAGGGCACCATGGCGTCAGTCAGGAAAGGATCAAGAACCAAATCAAAATGCTCACGCAAGGGCCACACAATATGGGCCAGATTGAAGGGCACTGATAATGTGGTCTTATACTGTTGGATCATTTCGAGCCCGATACGACCTCGTGCTACTACTCACACGTGGCACgattcctcaaaaaaaaaaaaaaactcacacgTGGCACGACATCTGGCCCCCGTCACAGACGATCAACAATCCCGACTGTCCAAACTTTCGTCGCAGCATGCATGACAAGTGGACCCTGCAGAGCTACGTATTAAAAGTCCATGTCAGGTGGAGCCCGTCGAACTGAAGGAGACGTCGTTGTAACTAAAAATCTTGTTCCCGTGCGTCTCGTGCCAGCAGGCATATTAGTGTTTTGATACAAAAATTTTCTcgttaattttttcttaaaaaatgttAGCTAAATTTTTTCTCAGAAaggtttttctcaaaagtttgagctaatttttttcttaaaagctTGACATAAAAGTttctgaaaatagaaaagtggAGGGAATAAAGTTTCCAAAAAAAGATGAGGGTTATCGAAAAGGGGCGTGAATTTACCCGCGCCCGGTGCACGAATAGCAGCGTCCCGTTGTAACCCGTCACTCCTTCCCTCCAATTCAGGGGAAGCAGCCATCCAGCGGTGCCAACGTGACGACGAACCGGGTCGAGAGAAGCAGAGACATGCACGCGCGGGAAACGAGACCACCATACAACACGAACGAAACCATCGCATCAAGGTGCGCGGACGATGTCGCGGGACGACGAGGGGAGCACCGCGGGGATGGTGCCGCACGGCGCCGGGGACGCGCCGGCGGTGTTGCTCCACGGCAGCCTGGACATCTGGATCCACGAGGCGCGCAACCTCCCCAACAAGGACATCCTCTCCAAGACCATGAGCGACCTCCTACGCAAGAAGTCCTCGTCATCCGACGCCATGACCAGCGACCCCTACGTCACCGTGCAGGTCGCATCCTCCGTCGTCGCCCGCACCTTCGTCATCCCCGACAACGAGAACCCCGTCTGGGCGCAGCACTTCCTCGTGCCCGTCGCGCATGAGGCCGCCGCCGTCATGTTCGTCGTCAAGGACAGCGACGTCTTCGGCGCGGAGCTCATCGGCGCCGTCGCCATCCGCGCCGACCAGCTCGAGGCCGGGGACAGGGTCGAGGGCGTGTACCCGGTCCTCGAGCACAACGGCAAGCAGTGCGCGCCCGGCGCGGTACTGCGGCTATCGGTGAAGTACGTCCCCGTGGCCAGGCTCACAATGTACCACCACGGCGTCACCCCAGGCCCAGACTTCCCCGGCGTGCCCAACACGTACTTCCAGCTGCGCCGCGGCGGGAGGGTCACGCTGTACCAAGACGCGCACGTGCCCGACGGGTGCCTGCCGGAGATCACGCTGGGAAATGGCGCCGGCTACCGGCACGGGCAGTGCTGGCGCGACGTCTACGACGCGATATCGCAGGCGAGGAAGCTGATCTACATCACCGGGTGGTCGGTGTTCCACACGATCCACCTGgtgcgcgacggcggcggcgacaaggCGCTGGGCGATCTGCTCAAGAGGAAATCGCAGGAGGGGGTAAGGGTGCTGCTGCTCGTGTGGGACGATCCCACTTCCAGGAACGTCCTAGGCATGAAAATGGTATGCATGATTCAGTGATTCCAAACgcttcaatttttgttttctctgACGTCCTGGTCCTACTTTTTTATTGAAGAAACTGGTGGGTTTCCCCTACatattatatattaataatgccaaaaagtacaaaaaaaaaaagaatacaaaaACTAAAAGGAATTATGAAAAGAATCTAGCCAGTCACTAATTTGAGGTAGATATCTACCTTTTGCACGATGGATAACCATGCAAACTTTCTCTTGAATTTTGGTTCTGCAATCTTCCACTGATGGGTGTCTTTGACTGAATATAAGATCATTCCTTGTTGTCCATGTGCTCCAACGCATGATTATAATCTCCATGAAGAAAGGTACTCCTAAAGAACCTTTGAACTCTTAGAGTACCATGAAGGGCGCAAGGCTAGGATCTACATTGAGGCCAAGAAGTGCCGAGGAAGATCTTGCAAAAACAAATGCTCCACCGTTTCATATAGGACACAGTTATATGAAGGCAGGTCCATGTTTTTCCTGAACAACAAATTTCTGGTGTTGAGTCGATCCATGATTAGCAACCAGAAAAATACTTTGTGCTTCAGTTGACAAGAGGACCTCCAAAGCCAATTAAAAGCAGGATGtatcacagggaatcctatcattcttttgtatgctttcactGAGGAATAGAGATTGTTTCCCCAGATATATGACCAGACATCATGGCCCTGACTGAAATGTGTGTCATGCTGCTGAAGGATGGCGCCATTCCATAGGTCTTGCCCAAATATGATTGTTGTACCATCTAGGCATTCCATAGGTATGCTGCTAAACCCTTATGGCAGTCCAGGAGTTTAAGATTGTCTCTCCACCAGAATGAACCAGCTTTGGCGTTGATGGGAAGCCTGCCATTGGTATAATAATTATTCCAAAGAAGATGGGCCCATGGGAGATTTGCCTTGTTATATAACTTATGCAAATTCTTCATAAGTAGGGCATCATTTTGCACTCTAAGGTTTCTGACTCCTAGTCCACCATGTTTGTTTGGTTTGCACACCATTTTCCATGATGCTTTTGGAGATTTTTTGACAGTGATGTCAGAACCTCGCCATAAGCAATGCTTCCG
The nucleotide sequence above comes from Phragmites australis chromosome 4, lpPhrAust1.1, whole genome shotgun sequence. Encoded proteins:
- the LOC133917069 gene encoding subtilisin-like protease 4, giving the protein MRNQRSLLALLSFALLAVAYAQERKNYVVHLEPRDDSSTNSVEEWHRSFLPEATLDSAGDDGPRIIHSYSHVLSGFAARLTEEEAERLRNKEECLRLYPEEFLPLATTHSPGFIGLHLGKDGFWSRSGFGRGVVIGLLDTGILPSHPSFGDAGLPPPPKKWKGTCEFKSIARGGCNNKVIGARAFGSAAINSTAPPVDDAGHGTHTASTAAGNFVENADVRGNAHGTASGMAPHAHLAIYKVCARSRCSIMDIIAGLDAAVKDGVDVLSFSISATDGAQFNYDLIAIATFKAMEHGIFVSAAAGNEGPAAGSLTNGAPWMMTVAAGTMDRAIRTTVRLGNGQEFDGESLFQPRNNTAGHQLPLVFPGLNGDPDARDCSSLVEAKVKGKVVLCETQSITEHVEQGQTVSAYGGAGMILMNKAAEGYTTFADAHVLPASHVSYAAGSKIASYIKATPRPTASITFRGTVMGSSPAPSVAFFSSRGPNKPSPGILKPDITGPGMNILAAWAPSEMHPEFADDVSLSFFMESGTSMSTPHLSGIAAIIKSLHPTWSPAAIKSAIMTSSNTADHAGVPIKDEQYRRASFYAMGAGYVNPSRAVDPGLVYDLNTNAYIAYLCGLGIGDDGVKEITNRRVACAKLKAITEAELNYPSLVVKLLSQPITVHRTVTNVGKANSVYRAVVDMPKEVSVTVRPPMLRFSKVNEKQSFTVTVRWKGQPAVAGAEGNLKWVSNEHVVRSPIVIPSAKAVA